The Flavobacterium sp. 1 genome contains the following window.
TCTGGGCTGTATCTTTGGTATCCAAGAAATAAAAATGCTGTTAAACAGCGCTTTAGATTCAAATGGAAAAAAGAAACAAAATGGAAACGAAAAAACTATGATTTGCATAATATCACTGGTTTTTATCTTCTTTTGATTGCGCTCGTTTTTGCCATTACCGGTTTGGTTTGGGGATTTCAATGGTTTGCCTACTCCTATTACACAGTAACAGGCGGGGAAAAATCATTGATTTACGAAGACCCAGTTTCAACAAAAAAGGCAATTGCTCCAAGCAATTCATTGGATAAAATTTGGGAATTAATGCAAAAAGAATATCCAACGGCAAAATCGATCGAAGTGCATCCGCCAGAAAATGACAGCACCGCCATAGCAGCTAATGCCAATCCGGAAGAAGGAACATTCTGGAAAACCGATTACCGTTATTTTGACCAATACACTTTGGAAGAAAAAGAAGTAAAACACATTTACGGAAAATATAAAAATGCGGCAATTCCAGATAAGTTAATGCGTATGAACTATGATTTACACACTGGAGCAGTATTCGGGCTAGCCGGAAAGATATTTGCTTTTTTAATCAGTTTGCTTATTGCGAGCCTTCCTATATCCGGATTTTATATTTGGTGGGGGCGAAATAGGAAAGAAAAATGCAGCAAATATTATGGTTTAATGTGATTCATTTTAAACCTTTTTATGTTTTTAGAATCTTACAAACAAAACATAAAAATTCCATTTAAATTTTAAATAATGATTGGTATTATACTATTTATTTTTACATTTGCGCTATTTTTATTTATTCTAAATAATCTTTGCTTTTCATACAAAATACGTTTCTTAATTCTTGATTAATTTAAGAATTAACCTATATAGCATGCCGTAAATTAATATATCTTTATAATCTTATGAAAAATATCTTTTTTATTTCGTTAGCCTTATTTACCACATTATTGGTTAGTGCTCAACAAAAAAATACACTTTTAGAACAGTCTTTTTGGAAAACATCACCAGATATAGTAGCTGTTCAAGCTGAAATTGCAAAAGGCAGCAGTCCTTCGGAATTAAATCAAAGATCATTCGATCCAGTGGTTTTAGCCATTAACAATGATGCACCTGCAGCTACCATAAAATTCTTATTGGAACAGCCCGGAAATGAAGTTACCAAAACGACTCACGATAATCGAATTTATTTGCATTGGGCAGCAAGCAAGGGAAATCTGGAAATCATAGAATACTTGATTGCCAAAAAATCTGACGTAAATTTAGAAGACAGCCACAGTGCTTTTCCTATTACTGCAGCAGCGAGCAGCGGCGTAACGAATACAGCTGTTTATGAAGCTTTTTTTAAAGCTGGTGTCGAACCAATGAAAAAATATCAAGACGGTGCAAACCTATTACTTATTGCAATCCCTTATGATAAAGACCTTGCGCTTTCAACTTATTTCACAACCAAAGGAATGTCGCTTAAAGATGTGGACAGCAACGGCAATACTGCTTTCAATTATGTAGCTAAAACAGGTAATATCCCTTTCTTAAAAACACTACTGGAAAAAGGAGTAAAATACACAGACAATGCACTTATTTTTGCCGCACAAGGTTCCCGCAGAGAAACAAATACAATTGAAACCTATAAATACTTGGTGGAAGATTTGAAAATCAAACCTACAGCCACGAGTAAATTTGGAGAAACTGTATTTCATTTTCTAGTTAGCAAACCGAAACAGACTGAAATCATAAACTACTTTTTAGCCAAAGGAGTAAATATTACCAAAGCCGATAACGAAGGAAACACTCCTTTGATGGTAGCTGCGGCATCTAGAGAAACAACTGCAACATTGGAACAAATATTGGTAATTGTAAAAAATATAAATATTCAAAACGGAAATGGAGAATCAGCATTAACAATAGCTGTAAAATCTGGAACTCCTGAAGCTGTTAGCTTACTTTTGGACAAAGGTGCCGATGTAAAAGTGCTTGATAAAGAAGGTAACAACTTAGGTTTTTACTTAATACAATCCTACAAACCGCAAATGGGAATGGGAGGCCGTCCAGAAGGTATAAATACGCAAAAACAAGATCCTTTTGCTGCAAAAATAAAATTGCTTCAAGACAAAGGATTAAACTTGGCAACTGCCCAAAAAGACGGTAACACGCTTTACCATTTGGCTGTAGCCAAAAATGATTTAGCTTTATTAAAAAAATTAGCCGATTTAAACATCGACATCAACTCTAAAAACAAAGATGGATTGACTGCTTTGCACAGAGCGGCAATGGTTGCCAAAAACGATGCTATCTTGAAATACCTGCTTTCTATTGGCGCCAAAAAAGAAATCACCACTGAATTTAAAGAAACCACTTTCGATTTGGCTAAGGAAAATGAGTCATTAGCCAAAAACAAAACAGATTTAGCATTTTTGAAATAACGCTTAAAAGCCAATCACAACTCATAATAAATAATTAACAATTCATAATTCGATATGAAATCAATACTAAAAATAGCTTTTACAGCTGCTTTAATCTGCTTATTATCTTTTCAAGCTACTGCACAAACCAGCAAATATAAGTGCATGCTCCAAATGTCTAACTATGCGGGAGAAGGAGCTTATGTAGTGGTATCGCTTATCAATCCTAAAGGAGAATATGACAAAACGCTCTATGTGATGGGAGATGATAAAAAATGGTACAAAACGCTGAAAGAGTGGCATAAATTTTATTCTCAAAAACCTACCGACATCAGTGCCAAAACAGGCGCATCGGTTACTGGCGGCGACCGCAGCATGACTACTTTAGAAATTGAAGATTCTAAAATTAACAAAGGATACAAATTAAGATTTGAAACAGCTGTAGAAGATCAAAAATATTATGTAACTGATATTGAAGTTCCTTTATCAACAGAAGGAATTGCTGATAAAACCGAAGGAAAAGGATATATTCGTTACGTAAGATTAAACAAAATTTAAATTCTAAACTTTTTATCTGTAAAAATCTGCAAAATCTGCGTGCCACTATTTTTCACATAGATTTTGCAGATTTTTTTTAAATTAAATCAATTACATCAATGACTCTTTCTTTTTGGCGTTATTCACACTTGGCTTTGGCTTTGTTTTCTTCTATATTCATACTGTTGGCATCTGTAACGGGTACTATACTGGCAGTCGATGCCATACAAGAAAAGACAACACCTTATAGAGTAGAAAACTTTGATGCAATAACCCTAGGGGAAACCTTACCTGTACTGCGCAAAACCTATCCCGAAATAACTGAAATAACTGTTGACCACAATCAATTTGTAACTTTAGAAGGAATTGATCAGGATGACAATGATATCAATGCGTATATTGATCCCAGAACCGGAAAAACACTAGGCACTCCCATCAAAAAAAGTGAATTTATCCAATGGATTACTGCGCTCCATCGTTCTTTATTTCTTCATGAAACGGGGCGTTTTATTGTAGGTTTCATTTCGTTCATATTGGTTTTGATTTCCATCTCAGGCTTTGTCCTTATCCTAAAAAGACAAAGAGGGCTTCGCAATTTCTTTTCTAAAGTAATTAAGGAATATTTTGCCCAATATTACCACGTGGTTTTAGGACGATTGGCGCTAATTCCCATTCTGATTATTGCTGTATCGGGAACATATTTGACTTTAGAAAAATTCAATTTTTTTATTCCAAAAACAGATTCAAAAGAAATTACCGAAAATGCATCAACTAAGCCAATCTCGAAAAAAGAAGCTAATACTTCAATATTTAAAAACACGCTTTTGACAGATGTTCAAAAAATTGAATTTCCTTTTTCAGACGATCCCGAGGAATATTATGTCATTACCTTAAAAGACCGAGAAATCGAAGTCAATCAAGTTACAGGTGCTGTCGAAAGTGAAAAACGATTTCCAATGACAACACTCTTATCGGAGTTGAGTCTTGATTTGCACACAGGACGCGCGAGTATGCTGTGGGCTTTTATTATAGGAATTGCCAGTTTGAATATTCTGTTTTTTATCTATTCTGGCTTTGCAATGACCTTAAAACGAAGAGCGAGCCGCATTAAAAACAAACACAAA
Protein-coding sequences here:
- a CDS encoding ankyrin repeat domain-containing protein; protein product: MKNIFFISLALFTTLLVSAQQKNTLLEQSFWKTSPDIVAVQAEIAKGSSPSELNQRSFDPVVLAINNDAPAATIKFLLEQPGNEVTKTTHDNRIYLHWAASKGNLEIIEYLIAKKSDVNLEDSHSAFPITAAASSGVTNTAVYEAFFKAGVEPMKKYQDGANLLLIAIPYDKDLALSTYFTTKGMSLKDVDSNGNTAFNYVAKTGNIPFLKTLLEKGVKYTDNALIFAAQGSRRETNTIETYKYLVEDLKIKPTATSKFGETVFHFLVSKPKQTEIINYFLAKGVNITKADNEGNTPLMVAAASRETTATLEQILVIVKNINIQNGNGESALTIAVKSGTPEAVSLLLDKGADVKVLDKEGNNLGFYLIQSYKPQMGMGGRPEGINTQKQDPFAAKIKLLQDKGLNLATAQKDGNTLYHLAVAKNDLALLKKLADLNIDINSKNKDGLTALHRAAMVAKNDAILKYLLSIGAKKEITTEFKETTFDLAKENESLAKNKTDLAFLK
- a CDS encoding PepSY domain-containing protein produces the protein MKNNSLKKLIGKIHLWLGLSSGIIVFIIAITGCLYAFQEEIQNITEEYRFVEKQNKPFLPPSQLEEIAKKALPGKVLHAIKYNGTEKSAEAIFYHYEPTYYYIVYLNPYSGKVIETANMDEGFFRFILDGHYYLWFPPEIGQPIVASATLIFLVLLLSGLYLWYPRNKNAVKQRFRFKWKKETKWKRKNYDLHNITGFYLLLIALVFAITGLVWGFQWFAYSYYTVTGGEKSLIYEDPVSTKKAIAPSNSLDKIWELMQKEYPTAKSIEVHPPENDSTAIAANANPEEGTFWKTDYRYFDQYTLEEKEVKHIYGKYKNAAIPDKLMRMNYDLHTGAVFGLAGKIFAFLISLLIASLPISGFYIWWGRNRKEKCSKYYGLM
- a CDS encoding DUF2271 domain-containing protein, with the protein product MKSILKIAFTAALICLLSFQATAQTSKYKCMLQMSNYAGEGAYVVVSLINPKGEYDKTLYVMGDDKKWYKTLKEWHKFYSQKPTDISAKTGASVTGGDRSMTTLEIEDSKINKGYKLRFETAVEDQKYYVTDIEVPLSTEGIADKTEGKGYIRYVRLNKI